From Rutidosis leptorrhynchoides isolate AG116_Rl617_1_P2 chromosome 3, CSIRO_AGI_Rlap_v1, whole genome shotgun sequence, a single genomic window includes:
- the LOC139896838 gene encoding cysteine-rich receptor-like protein kinase 43 — protein MTKSKNFLHNLIRPFKFNPSKESQDDELEQIAAQEQKIFKFQTLVSATKSFHPDNKLGQGGYGPVFKGKLEDGREIAVKKLSQSSSQGTKEFINEAKLLARVQHRNVVHLLGYCGNPEKLLVYEYVVNESLDKFLFKSGNREMLDWRRRHVIICGLARGLLYLHEDSHDRIIHRDIKASNILLDEKWIPKIADFGMARLYPEDQTHINTRVAGTNGYMAPEYVMHGNLSVKVDVYSFGVVVLEVISGQKNSTFDRDPECQNLLNWAYKLYKNGKSLEILESTLVSSADLEQVSACIKIGLLCTQSDPKQRPTMRHVVVMLSKKSSALDEPSRPGIPGTRYTRPRRPSTGSSTAPGTSGASSSHTSMATTSSTNTTTVAAVTRPSSFGGSDSVPHQKSQGSSSDPRGKRPMKIQD, from the exons ATGACCAAATCCAAGAACTTTTTGCACAATTTGATCAGACCCTTCAAGTTCAATCCGAGTAAAG AAAGCCAAGATGATGAACTGGAACAGATTGCAGCTCAAGAACAGAAGATTTTTAAATTTCAAACCTTAGTTTCTGCAACAAAAAGTTTCCATCCTGATAATAAGCTTGGTCAAGGGGGTTATGGTCCTGTTTTTAAG GGGAAGTTAGAGGATGGCAGGGAGATTGCAGTGAAGAAGTTGTCACAGTCATCAAGTCAGGGTACAAAAGAGTTCATAAACGAGGCCAAGTTGTTAGCTCGTGTGCAACATCGTAACGTTGTCCACTTATTGGGATATTGTGGGAACCCAGAGAAGCTTCTTGTATACGAATATGTTGTAAATGAGAGCTTAGACAAGTTTCTTTTTA AATCAGGAAATAGGGAGATGTTAGATTGGAGGAGAAGACACGTGATAATTTGTGGTCTAGCTCGTGGCTTGCTTTACCTTCATGAAGACTCACACGATCGTATTATTCATAGAGATATCAAAGCGAGTAATATATTATTAGACGAGAAATGGATACCGAAAATTGCAGATTTTGGCATGGCTCGACTCTACCCAGAAGATCAAACTCACATTAATACCCGTGTAGCTGGTACCAA TGGATATATGGCACCAGAGTACGTTATGCATGGAAACCTATCGGTGAAAGTAGATGTATATAGCTTCGGTGTTGTGGTGCTAGAGGTCATCAGTGGTCAGAAGAACTCGACTTTCGATCGTGATCCCGAGTGCCAAAACCTACTTAATTGG gcGTATAAACTGTACAAGAATGGCAAAAGCCTTGAAATTTTGGAGTCAACGTTGGTCTCTTCAGCAGACCTTGAGCAGGTTTCCGCCTGCATAAAAATCGGATTATTATGCACTCAATCTGATCCCAAACAACGGCCCACCATGCGCCATGTGGTCGTAATGCTGTCCAAGAAATCAAGTGCACTAGATGAACCTAGCCGCCCTGGGATACCAGGTACACGGTATACAAGGCCTCGCAGACCTTCAACAGGCTCATCCACTGCACCGGGAACTTCAGGTGCATCAAGTTCACATACATCAATGGCCACCACAAGTTCAACTAACACGACTACTGTTGCTGCTGTAACGCGTCCTTCAAGTTTTGGCGGTTCAGATTCTGTTCCTCACCAAAAGTCCCAAGGTTCAAGCTCAGATCCTCGGGGAAAACGCCCGATGAAGATTCAAGATTGA